The genomic window CGACTCTACAAAGGATATGGACATGCCTACGAAGAGAGACTGGGGCGGACTGTCACAGTTGATGAAACGCTGGTTAGTTGACTTCAGAAATCTACCTATGAACGTAGTATTCATTGCACAGGAGAAACGTGAAGAGGAGGAAGACATTGATCTCAGCATTGCTGACGATGATAAGGACCCAACAGTGTTCCCTATGATTTCAAAAAGTGCTCGGTCAATTCTGGGAGGAGCTGTAGACCTGATTGGTTACACCTACAAGGTTGTTAGTAAGACTGATGAGGGAGTTGTAAAGAAGAAGTTTGGTATGAGGCTTGTATCTGATAAACATGTAACCAAGATACGTACTCCAATAGGAGCAGCGTACCCCACAGCAATACTTAACCCAAATTACACTACTTTGAAGAAGATAATGGACGGTGAATGGGCGCCGCCACAACCAAAGAGCAAAATTAAAAAATAGGAGGAGGATAAATCATGGCAAAGATAAAAGTAGACATGACTAATGTGGAGGACAGGGTAGTAGTACCTGAGGGAGACTACATCTGTAAGGTAGGCAAGGTTGATTTGCACAGGAATGAGGAGAATGGTAAGCAGTCTTTGAAGTGGACTTTCTTGATAGGTGCTGGTGAGCATAAAGGTAGTAAAATGTTTAACTATACTTCACTTAGTCCGAAGGCCTTATTCAGCCTTAGAAATTCTATTATAGCCTGTGGGTTCGATGTACCAAAATCTGTGATGAGCATTGATACAGATAAGTTTATAGGAAAGATTGTTGGAATCACCGTGGTACATGAAGAGTATAAGGGTAAACCTTCAGCGAAGGTTGCGGATGTATGGAAAGCTGCAAAAGGTCCCAAAGGATGGGGAAGAGCTGACCAGATAGCCGCTCAGAAGGTAACTGATGAAGTCGCTGAGGAAGAAGAGGAAGAGGTAGTTGATGCCACCGAAGATGAGGAAATCGATACTACGATGGCTGACGATGTGGATGAGATTGATGTATGAGTAGAAAGCCAGAGACCACCTTGGTTGGAAAGATAACTACGTGGTTGATTGCCCAAGGGGGATGGTGGGTCAAGGTACATGGCTCACCGTTTCAACGGGCTGGTATACCGGACATCATTGGTTGTTATGAAGGAAGGTTCATAGGGATTGAAGTTAAGTGCCCCGGTAATGGACCAACCATGATACAAGACCACACAATGAAGTTACTTAAAAAGGTAGGAGCCCGAGTTGGGGTTGCCTACAATGTACAGGAAGCATTAGACATACGAGATGGAAGGAGACTTTACGATGAGTGAGTTATTAAATCAAGCAATGAGGGGAGAAATTGTGTCGGAGGCAAAAACGTGTGCTGGGGGACCGGCCGGACCGTGTCCAACTCCTGTGGAAGCAGGACCTGTAGAGGAATGTCTGAATCGTACTCTGGGAGAGCTCAATGAGTTATATGAGGGAATTAATTGTTTGGCTAGGAAGCTATTCGGGGCGAATGTAACACTGTGGCCCAATTTCGAAAACATGCCCGATACCGTACAGGGTAAGGCTAATTCTCTACATTCAGTCGCCTGTAATTTAAGGAAAGCCGTTTGGCAGATCGATGAATCCTTATAAAAATTTTTTAAAAAAATTTCATAAAAGTAGTTGACAAATTTTTCAATTACTTATATAATTGTAGTATCAAATAAAACTTATAAGATTTGAGAGGAGAATAAAACAATGGCTAACAAAGTAAAAGGTAACACAAAGGCAGTACAAAAGGTTGAGGAACCTGAAATCGAGGAATCTGAGATGGAGATGGATGACATCGAGATAAACATTGAAGACCTCGAAATTGATGGGGTTGAGGTAGAGGACATCACAGATGAAGAGGTACCTGACGAAGCTGATAGTGAAGCTGATGGTGACGATATAGAAGCTGAACTCGAAGAGAAGGCCATCACCAAGGACAAGAAGGTTAATAAAAACAAGAAGCCTACAGGCAGTGGACTCACAAGTACACAACCCCTGGCTGATGATGAAGTTGGGGTATCCTACATTGCTGAACAGTGTGGTGTAGAACCCCGTGAATTAAGAGTATTCCTGAGAAAGAACTACCGTGACATGGAGACTGATAAGTCTAAGAGATACGCCTGGAAGAAGAATGACCCACAGGTTCAGGAAATCATCGATGCCTTCAAGGCTAAGGATGTTAAGACTGAAAGTCCAAAAACTGAAGACTCAAAGACCGAAGCTCCAAAGGCAGCTGGGACCCCGAAGACTGTAGCTACTCAGAAGACTGTAGCTACTCAGAAGACTGTAACCAAAGTTAAGAAATAATCCACCAAAACATGTAGTGCATTTCATATTTACCTCCCTTTCACTGGGACCCTACGGGGTCCCCTTTTTATAGGCAAAAAAAAATGGTGTAATGACATTCTTGAATATTCAATCATGTCATTACACCGGTAATATATATAGAATTGATTTGAGAGAATTTTAAGACACTGATAATTTAATGGTTTTTGTCATTTCACCCATTATAATTGACCTCGAGTAGTGGGGTCATTGACGATACCAAAAAGAGCTGCGAGGTTTAATACGGTTCCTATAACCTGGTTGATGGTTTCACTCTCTGTGGGGGTTATTACACCCACGGTGACAAGAGTTCCTACTACTAGTGAGGCTGCTGTAGCCCACATCACCTTACTTCTCCATCTGTTCTGTTTCATAACTATTTCTCCTTCCTTATGTATTCTGCGAGTTTATGGACTAGACCCTTAAAGTGGGGGTCAATATTTGATCTTCTACCCCAGTACTCTGCATCGATACCTATTGCCCTAGCGACAGCACATATATCGTCTTGGTAAGTGTCTATGGGAGGTTTGATATCTAACATCTCTACCACAGAGTCTACTAGAGCCTGTGCTATATGTCTGAGGTTGTCTATAATCCATGCGGCATCCTCCACATTATCATGGAATGATACCTCTACCAGGGCCGCAGGGGCTGTTGTGTATGCGGTTTCGTACAGGGGTTTACCTGGGCCAAAATGATTCTGTCCCTCATGTACTCCCCTATCAGAGACGGGTGTTATAGGACTAAGATGGTGATAGATTATCTTAGCAAACTTCTCTCCCTGACCTCCCGCTTTATGGAAGAACACATCGCAACCCCTAGCCTTACCGTTGCAGGCATTAGAATGGATAGCTAAATGTATCGTGGGCTTACGTAGATTGCTATCTTTCACCGATTCTACCACACCCATGCCTGGGTTGTTGCGGTATACCGTTATACCTAATTTTTTAAGAGCGGGCTCCATTAGGTCCGCTATGTCATTCATCCTTTGTTCTTCAGTACCATACCCTCTTACTCCAAGGTTCTTATCCTGTGTACTGGGGCTCAGATAGATACTATACATACTATCATCTCCTTACTTAGGCATCTTGCCCAAAACTTGAATCGTTTTCTCTACCACAGAGGCACTGGTGACTCCTAGAACCAATATGAGTAATACGATGCATCCAGTTACTACGATATACTTAAACCATGGTTGTGACCACACATGGGGAGACTTGGTCTGTGTCATTCTTAGTTCTCTTTCCTCCATGAGTATCTCAATGATGGTCTGGTTTTGTTCAGATATTTTGCTCAATGAAGCTATAGACTCATCGATCTTCTGCATATGACCCTTCATCTCCTCTATATTCTCATCCATAGCCTTATGAACCACCTTACAGACATCTCGGGATACTACGTTGTCCATACTATTCGCCCCCTCCAGACAATAATTGCTTGATTCTAGACCTACCCCCAGTCTTCTTCAACTCATTCGTGGTAGGAATATCTACCCCTTCAGCCTTCAGTTGCTTGATAAGGGTATCCAGCTCATTTTTTTCCTCGTAGAGTTTACTCCTCTCTACCCCCTCTCTTTGATAGATTGACGGGCCTCCGATAAAGGAAGATATTCGAGATACTCTACGAGGGCTCTCGGGGTTAGTCATAACATCAACATTCCTCAATAGAGGAATCTGGTCAAGAGCATTACCCACTACTCGATTATCTACCTGAGGGGCCCGTTGGTCCTTATCTATAGCACCAAGGTATCTCAGTAAACCGGCTAATGGGATGTCACGAGTCTGTCCCTTATAATCTTCGAGGGGTTGACCAGTGAACCATTGTAGGTTAGTAGCTGACTCAATAGGAGCTCTTATAATGGGGTTCACAGAGGATAATAGTTGCATTATCGCATCCATGTTAGTGGGTACTCTAGATAGATCAGTGAATGGAAGGTTGAAGGCGACGTATGGACCATCTGAGCCCAGTTGGACAGCTCCGGATTCCTTGATGTATTCGGGTTGCTCATCCCAGTCTACAGCTTCGCCACTTGCGGCGTTCATAACGTCACCAATTCTAGCGAAGTTTCTGGGGTTCTTAAATAATTGTTCTACCTGTAAAGGTATGTTCTTACGGATCCAAGTATAGAAAGGTATAATCCTTTTCATTACCTTTCTCTCAAAAGGTGTTAGGTCAAAGTAGTCAAAGTAGAATTTCTTAACCTGTGCTGAGGCTTCAGTCAGACTCTTACCAGCCTTTAATTCATGTAACAGACCGGTGAATCTGGTGAGGGTATCAGACATTTTACTACCTTGTCTCATCAGTGATGAATATTTACTGACAGCATTGACAACTGTGTTTCTACCAGGCAAATTTAAACGGTCTATAACGTCTCTGGGAGTTTCAGCAAGTGATGCCCCTACATCAAGTACACCCATTTTTTCAGCTCTATCTAGGAGGTCCTGTATCATAACCTTACCGCCTGGTAAGTCAATTACAGTTTGGGGTCTCCGGAGCAGTTTAGCTGCCTGTGCATACTCAAGGGGGTTAACTACACCCATTAAATAACCGTTGAAGACGTTACCAATGAAGTCTCTGGGTATATGTCCAGGATTCCACAGGTATGCCACTTTCTTGTAAGCAGAGGTGGCAGAATCATACAGTTTGAGTAATGGATGCTTAGCTTTAACGCCGAATATCAAATCTGTGTACTCATTGTATATATTAGCCATCTCTTCGGGTATGAAGAAACCTTCAACATTCCTCTGAGCTATACCAGGGGCATTGAATACTTCCTGTAATACCTTTTTACCACTATCCTCAACCTTAACAATGTACATTTTATAGCCATTGGGTATTCTACCTCCAGCCATAGCCCCAAGATCCTCAGGTTTAAGGCCATATTTGCCCAGGAAGCCGTCTAAGAATTTAGCTACCTCCTGTGCCTTGATAGCACGAGTGCCACGGAGTGCCATGGCTAATGCCGCATCCTCCGTGAGCCATTCCTTACCGAGTACTTTGTTAACTTCAGCCGGGCTCTTGGCCTGAGTAGTTCTTTCATGCAGGTTAGGGTCAGTCTTAGCGAGGGTATCGAGGAGGGTATTTAGTTCATCCCCTGACTTCATACCCGTACCAAACATAGTTCTTAGCGCCTCCTGTTCGGGTTCTTTGAGCCCCCTCACAGGGATGAACGGTACATAGTTCTCAAGCTCATGTATAGGTATCTGAAGGTTTCTGTACTCCTTGACTACTGAATCTCTCCACTTAAGGAAGGAATTAAGAGCTTGTTGACCCCGTTCGCTCAATTCATTTGTTACCTTGTCACCTTGCTTAAACAGGGGTTGTCCCTCGTAGAGCACAGATTGTTTAAGCTTATCAGTCACAGGGATAGACATCTGTTGGACACCATCAACTGTGGCGTACTCCACTTTAGCTCCAAATTTCTTACCTATCTTTTCGAATTGAGCAGGTACCATCCGGTCATAGAAACCTCTCATACCGGAGCCTCCTACATCGAGGTCTGCACCCTGTAGAACTAATTGGCCGGTCTCATCGGGAGATTGTTTCATAATGTGTAAAGCTTGTTCCTTACCTATATAGTCACCAAGTTGTTCCTTAGGTACAGTCTCGGAGAACAGTCTCTCGCCCTTCATGTAGCCAGACAGTACCTGCTCATCAGGGTGATATATCAATCTATCCACAGTGTTACTAAGGCTGTATCTCGCAGCCTGCTGGGTACCCGTGGTCCAGGCTATCCTGTCATAGCCGTTCTCAGCTGCGTAACGAATGAGTCTTTTCTCCACGAATTCGGGCCATGTTTTCTCAAATGGTGCATGCTCTACCTGCTGAGCAACAGTGTTTTTTTGTTCCAACAATCCTTTATATTCCCGTAGTACCGCATAATCTCCCGTTGAGTTCAACTCCCAGTTCCGTATGTCACCTGCAAGGTCACTTATAGCCCTATAGGCCTGTGTAGGGGTATCGAAACCCAGGTAGTCATTCTGTTTAAGTATATCCATAACCTGAGGTTTCATATCTTTTATCTGAGATATTAGAGCGGTTGAATCGGGTCGATAACCTTTCTCCCTACCTGCCTGATGCCAGTCAGACTGTATCTCCTCAACGAATAGAACCTTCTCGCCCGTATCAGTAGTTCTAGTATCGAATCTTGTATGGGCTACTACGTTAGGTTCATTCCAATGTCCCGACTGATACTTGGTTTCACCTGGCAGGGTAAACAGCATCTCTTGATAGTCCTCACCCCCCGGTAAGGTGTATTGGGCATACTTTGTGTGCTCGGCGTTCCTGTTGATCTCGTCTAGGGCATCTGTAGCTGAAAAACCCTCCGGTAGATTTAACTCACCCGATTTGGTAACTTCCTGTATCTCAAGATTATTCCATTTAAGCCAGTCCTGTACTTCTGCCTTAGTAACCTTGTCTTTACCCCTCAGCAGGTCTTCGATGCCTAGCCATTTAACCTCATCTTCTTTAACACCCTGTGACTTAAGCAGGTTCCTGAATTGGTCCACAGGCATTGAATTACCCATCTTAGGCAATACGTCATGCTCAGTTTTGGTGTACCAGGTTGGAGCATAGTCAGTCCTCATGTTGACATTCCCAACATAACCTCCAGCAGCGGTCTCCATTATCTTCTTACGTTCCTGGAGGGGTATATCTTTGAATATAACCTCGACTTGTTTTACAAAGTTCTCTACCTTATTGGCAGACTCCTCAAAGATACGAGTCAACTCACCACGGAACTCCTGATAAGCTTCAGAACCTTCTTGAAAGGTCCCACCTTTAGTCATACCTTGCTTCATAGCATCGTCAACCTGAGACAATATGGTATCCAATTGTTGGTCAGCGGATGGCATATTCGACATATTGTTAGCTCTTGTAGCTTGTTCCTGCATCAGCCCACTAAGCTCTTCTGGAGTTATCTTAGTTTTCTCCAAGATATCTTGTATGTATTGGGACCTTGCGGGGGACTCAGTGGCGAACTGTTCAGGGTTAGCAATATAATTCTGGAATGACTCAGCAAAGTCTTCCTTCAATGCTGTGGCCTGGTCAGTCTGGCCCATAGCATATTGATTAAGACCTCCGTCCCTCTCCACAGCATCGGCATACCCCACAGCAATGTTGTCACCAGAAGCATTCTGGATAGCATGACCGTACTCATGGGGTAATACCTGCTTAGCGGGACTACCAAGTACTATGAGCTGGTCATCAAGGGTATAACCCTGAACAGCCTTCCCTTCGTTCCTACCTAGCTCCACAGGTGACACCTGAATTCTGTCCTTCAATACTTGTAAATTTTCGGCAGGCAACTCATCCAGCGCACGGATAGTACCTCCCAATTTTACCCATATATCATCATTGAAATTTTTTGAAGTATTTATTACTGCAGATATGTCTACGCCCTTATAGTTGAATATGTAGTTAATCATAGGTGAAGCATTAGTACCCTGTGGTATATCTTCAAGTACCGAGCCACTAAAGTTAGGCATACGGTTTGGAGTCATCATAGTACCTTTGAAGAACGGCATTAACTCATTAGGTATATTATCAGCTAATTGGTCCATAACCTTACGGAGCTTGGCGGCCTGAGTGAACATGTTTTTAGCCGTGTCAGGATTAGCCGTGTTACCCGCCAGCACATTATATATCTCCTTAATGTCCATAGTAAAAGGTAACTCAGTCTCAAAAAAGGTACGGGCTAAATTAGTGTCTAAGCCCACAGTGTTAGCTACACTATCAAAACTAACGTGTGTCCCAGCGTCAGCCCTTTTAGGGTCGAATGTGGTACTGATAGAGGGAATGCTGTTCAACTCATTTTTTAATTGTATTAATTCATCATGGTCTAGTGGAGAATTGAAACTTCCTTTCTCTGCGTCGCTAATAAGGTTATCCATTTGACGTCCGGTGATGTCACGTATAATCACAGTATCTGGCACATTATGTGGGATATGTTTTGTGGAGAATGCCTTAGCTAGGGCATCTCCCGCCTTAGTACCCATGAAGGCGCTCTTAACTTTGGAACCAACCCCGTACAATTTGCTAGAACCTGGGATGGCAATCTCCCCAAAAGTCTTACCTGTGCCTAGGCTTAACGGGTTCTGAAGACCTATTGTAATAGGTTTCTCCACTATGTAAGGTAATCTACTGGTGGCTTTCAACCCAGTCTCCTCAAGACCTTGGCTCATATGTTGCAATAGTTGTTGCAGAGCATCTCCCTTAAGACCACTACGGGTAGCCTCTTTACCTACCTGACCCATGAGTTTGCCCACAGATGGGGCTCCCAATCTACCTACTGCCTCATCACCTAAGATTTCAGAAATACGAGAGGCTCTTGAACCAAAGCTCTTGGTCAGAGCCCCTGCACCTTTCACTCCAGTAGTTTTAGTAGTATTACCAACTCCGAATGACACCCAGTTGATGGGGTCTAAAGGATTAACTACATCCGCAACCAAACCAGTAAAACCTGCAGGACTGGGGTTATACCATTTAGCTTTACCTCCGAACATACCTTGAGTACCGTTTAGTCCTAGACCTTGCATGACTTCCTTACCAGTGGTAGGTTCCTCCAGGGAGAAACCACGTTTGAAGGCCTTCCAGGGGTCGTATATACCAGGGGTTGCACCAGACTGTGGATCTGTCATTTCCCTCACATAGTTCATAGATCCGTAACCAAATCTACTCAAATTCTTAAGCACAGTGGTCAGAAAGTTACCGTCCTCCTTAGATTTCTCAGGCGATTCGTTTACGCTCTTAAGTCTCCGCTCATCATTAGTTATCCCACGGGTCACAGAGGACAATGGATCATCTTCTTCATTATCGTCGAAGATACTTCTGTAACCTCCCAGACTGGCTCTAAGACCCTTTGATAATACTCCCATACCTGTCACCTCCTTATTCGGCCCCTATAGACCGTTTCATGTCATATATTTGGTTACTAATAAAATTATCTCCCAATTTGAAAGCTTCCTCCAAAGAAGATTTAACTTTTCCTACATCTACACCTTCCTTGCTTAAGGCACTACGATACGAATTGTAGGCGTTAAGAGCCCCTGCCTTGGTTGGGTTATTGATAATTATTGTTGCTATGGCCTCACAAGTTGCAGCGTCATAACCATCTTTTTCCTTCACAGAGAGTAAGCTGCCAGCATAACCATCTACCAGTTTGTCAATCTTAGACTGGTTAGATTTTTTCTTAGCGTCCTCTAACTGTATCTGATTCATCTGGTCATTGGCATTTGGTACCCATGCTGAGCCAGGAGCTATACCGTAGGCTTTCATTGCGGGGGTATTAGGAGCCTTGCCAGTCAGTTCCCATACAGCTAGGTCCTTGTTGAAGTTTGCGAGAGCACTATCAGCTCTAGCCCGAGCATTAGCTGCTTGCCTGTCAGCTGCAGCAATAGACGCCTCAGCGGACAGTTGTTTATCGAGTCTAGCCATTGCTGCCTGACGTTCAGCGATAGCATCCTTAGCCTGGAAGCTCTGCGTACCTCTGGCAACACCAAGAATCTTAGCATCAGCGTCATTGCTTACATAACCGAGACTCTCGAGCCTGGATACGGCTGAACTGAAGTTCGTCTTATACTTCTCTAAGTTAAACTCCTCTCGGTCTAAGGTAGGTTTATTCTTATAGTACCCAGTCAAGTCAGCTTCTTTAAAGGCCTTGTCAGCTTCTAGCTGTTGTGCTGCAATGGTCTTAACACCGTTAAGTATACCGGTCATTTCAGCGGTACTCAATTGCCTGTTAGACAACGTCCCTAGAAGACTTGCAAGAGCATCAGTTCTCTGGGCTCTATCCTGGAGATATAACTGTTGACGTTGGAAGGAATTCTCCTGGTCCTGTTGTACTATCTCTCCAGCTCTCTTGTTGATAGCAGATTGCCTACCAGATTCGAAGTCAGCTGACTTCTCAGTAACGATACCAGAAGCTAAGGGGGCATTATATATCCCCCTCTTCTCTAAGTCAACATCTGTAAGTCTCATCAACTCACGTTTTGCTGCATCGTAATCAGGGTTTAGTTCATTGCCCGCCTGAGTTCGTGCTTGATTATAATCCATCACAGGAAAAGATGGTGTCTGACTCTGACCCAGCGACTGTAACATGGATATAAGAGAATCTATCTGTTCTTGGGACCCATTATTAGTAGTCTCACCCATGCCCAAGGCAGTCCTCAGTGCCTCAACATTAGTCACGGTATGACGATTATTTACCATGTCGCCGATACCATAATTCTCTCCCTGATTGGAGAGGAATGATACCTGTTGCCCTGTACTCGGGTTAGTCATTACAACCTTACCATTGTTATATGCCACCTGTATACCGTTCTTACCAGCCCAATCAGTCAATGCTGGTGGCTTAGCGGCCACAGAGGTTTGGGCAGGAGCCGGAGTTGGAGCCGGAGTTGGAGCCGGAGTTGGAGCAGGTGCTGGGGCCTGGGCATTAGCTTTGGCTTGGCCTCCCACTGTGGGGATGGTGATTGCTGCAGGTGTAGTAGCTATAGTAGGTATCTTCAGTGCCCCGCCTGCATAGATTTGATTAGGGTTAGAGATGTTATTAGCCTGAGTGATAGCGTTCACTGTAGTGTTATATCTCTTAGCTACCGCTGGCAGGGTCTCACCCGGCTTTATAGTATAGGTATTAGCCATATAAATATCCTCCTTACGTGGTTGAACCCACAGTGTTCTTAGGAAGTAACATTATCTCAGCCTTCTGTTGTGGTGTGATCCAACCCAATGTTACTGCCTTGTCTAACATGGCTTCGGTGAGTTTCCCTTCTTGCCATAATTTACACAATGTCTCGTACATATTTACACCCCCAAACTTGCTAATACAAGCATCTCGACGGTTTCCTGTAATATTGTCAACTCATTCTTTGGGGCATCCTCCAACACTGGCCGAGGCTCAATGCCCGTAAGGTCTATCTTTGAGAGGCGTTTTCCATCCGGTACGGTAACCCACAGATACGGCAAACCCACGGGGATTCTTGGATTACTGTCATACCGCTCTGACTCTATGTACCCCTCGAGATCATACACTACAAGTGCTAGTCTACTCATTATAAATCACTCCTTTTTTAATTGTATTCCTAGGCGAATGCCCAACAGAAGTAAGCGCAACCGGCTAACTGACTTATCACCGTGAAACCGCTCGCAGTTGGTGTAACTTGAACAGCGGGGATATCCCAATGGTTCATAAGATAAGTTGAACCCGCTGGCCCACCCTTCGTGTAGGTAGAGTTGATACCTGTATTATACCCTATATGAAATAGTCTACTAGCAGCATCATACAGAAACATCTCCTTAAGGCCGTTATATGTGGCCTCTTGAACCTGCATGTATACGAAGGACGGCTCAAAACCTAAGTCTACCACAGTGGTACCCCCCGGGGACCCTGAGGTAGTACCTGTCCTGAAGGCCCAACCCACATTTGTATTTGTGCCAACAAATCTCTGGCCATTACTATATCCAACTTTATTGAGTGTAATATCTGCAGCGGTTATTGTGCCGTCAACGGTCAATGCCTCCAGGTCACTATCCCACCACCCTCCGAATAGACTTATAGCGTAATCCATGTCTGCCTTGCTAGGCTCTTTACCCGCGCCACAGGATTCGGTCAAGTCTATTATCATTACCCCGTCGAATACCATTGACATCCCCACATTATTGTTATCATT from Ignavibacteria bacterium includes these protein-coding regions:
- a CDS encoding holin — encoded protein: MKQNRWRSKVMWATAASLVVGTLVTVGVITPTESETINQVIGTVLNLAALFGIVNDPTTRGQL
- a CDS encoding N-acetylmuramoyl-L-alanine amidase, which encodes MYSIYLSPSTQDKNLGVRGYGTEEQRMNDIADLMEPALKKLGITVYRNNPGMGVVESVKDSNLRKPTIHLAIHSNACNGKARGCDVFFHKAGGQGEKFAKIIYHHLSPITPVSDRGVHEGQNHFGPGKPLYETAYTTAPAALVEVSFHDNVEDAAWIIDNLRHIAQALVDSVVEMLDIKPPIDTYQDDICAVARAIGIDAEYWGRRSNIDPHFKGLVHKLAEYIRKEK
- a CDS encoding VRR-NUC domain-containing protein; the encoded protein is MSRKPETTLVGKITTWLIAQGGWWVKVHGSPFQRAGIPDIIGCYEGRFIGIEVKCPGNGPTMIQDHTMKLLKKVGARVGVAYNVQEALDIRDGRRLYDE
- a CDS encoding DUF669 domain-containing protein, with protein sequence MAKIKVDMTNVEDRVVVPEGDYICKVGKVDLHRNEENGKQSLKWTFLIGAGEHKGSKMFNYTSLSPKALFSLRNSIIACGFDVPKSVMSIDTDKFIGKIVGITVVHEEYKGKPSAKVADVWKAAKGPKGWGRADQIAAQKVTDEVAEEEEEEVVDATEDEEIDTTMADDVDEIDV